From one Musa acuminata AAA Group cultivar baxijiao chromosome BXJ2-6, Cavendish_Baxijiao_AAA, whole genome shotgun sequence genomic stretch:
- the LOC135614591 gene encoding receptor-like protein EIX2: protein MVQPTTFYILYSYIHVLRCAACSQLVIRSPKSMGDTRSPSHSSLSCSCLVSVLFLTLVTTTRGCMKAERDALLAFKAGILDPSRRLSSWRRPVDCCRWSGVVCDNTTGHVVQLNLQNAEAYYDNSTVLGGEIGPSLLSLTHLRRLNLTQNDFGGARIPKFLGSFGRLRYLDLSFSNFGGAIPPQLGNLSTLRYLSLSSYNLRIDAGDDLQWLSRLSSLTFLQMNFVNLSTASPDWLRAVNQLPSLQQLYLSGCGLTALPDSLSRVNLTALTTLDLRGNFFNSTFPSWLFELRSLSYLAISNSELYGTVPAGFGNLTSLAQLDLSGNSLSGSIPVDLWSLASLTTLDLSHNSFTSPLLPEIGNTTSLSQLNLVQCFLVGSIPAEIGRLTSLTELRLSGNSLSGRIPAEIGNLSSVTQLDLGHNSLSGLIPVEIGKLSNLSALDLSDNSLEGTMSELHFVNLTELVALYAYANPLTIRFDHDWLLPFQLQSIKVDTCDLGPAFPRWLRSQEFLTDIDLSNTSIEDTLPDWFWNSSSSTIMDINLSHNKIGGVLPASLESMATLMLLNLSSNLFRGRIPVLPPNLQALDLSSNSLSGSLPSTISSQLGYLFLSHNYLHGSIPSSYVCDLQQLYALDLSNNQISGEIPRCRPEGSQLLFVNLANNKLRGKIPDSIGNLGNLQFLHLNNNSLFGRIPSSLKNCSRLAVIDLGNNKFSGSIPAWIGQSLRNLQVLLLRSNMFSGHIPLQLGRSSNLQIIDLSNNRLSGSVPHSFGNFSAMISASKSMASTVSNIMNFVLSSFVASESISLVTKGDEFSFSTILRFVKSIDLSNNDLSGVIPPEIGSLFALQTLNLSRNSFEGMIPKTMGDMKSLETLDLSFNKLSGGIPQSFSALYSLSHLNLSYNNLSGAIPSGNQLRTLEDASIYIGNVHLCGHPVTKSCSDDPNVDSTEEEYKQGSHVLSFYFGTGLGYLVGLWSVFVVMLFKKDWRLFYFATVDKMYDKAYVAVKIRMRN, encoded by the coding sequence ATGGTTCAACCTACCACATTCtatatattatattcatatatacatgttCTCCGCTGTGCCGCCTGCAGCCAACTGGTCATTCGTTCACCAAAGAGCATGGGCGACACGAGAAGCCCATCCCATTCGTCGCTGAGCTGCTCTTGCCTAGTGAGCGTTCTGTTCTTGACGCTTGTGACGACGACGAGGGGGTGCATGAAGGCGGAGAGGGACGCCCTCCTCGCCTTCAAAGCCGGCATCCTCGACCCATCCCGCCGCTTGTCCTCGTGGCGTCGCCCAGTGGACTGCTGCAGATGGAGCGGCGTGGTGTGCGACAACACCACGGGCCACGTCGTGCAGCTCAACCTCCAGAATGCGGAGGCTTACTACGACAATTCGACGGTGTTGGGGGGTGAGATCGGTCCATCTTtgctttctctaactcatttgCGTCGCTTGAATCTCACTCAGAACGACTTCGGGGGCGCCCGAATCCCCAAGTTCTTGGGTTCTTTTGGGAGACTCAGATATCTGGATCTCTCTTTTTCAAATTTCGGCGGAGCCATTCCTCCCCAGCTGGGTAACCTGTCAACCCTCCGCTATCTGAGCCTGTCCTCGTACAACTTGAGGATCGACGCGGGGGACGACCTACAGTGGCTCTCGCGTCTCTCTTCTCTAACATTCCTCCAAATGAACTTTGTGAACCTCAGCACGGCCTCTCCCGATTGGCTACGAGCCGTGAACCAGCTGCCCTCCCTGCAGCAACTCTATCTGTCAGGCTGTGGTCTCACTGCCCTCCCCGACTCTCTTTCCCGCGTCAACCTCACGGCTCTCACCACGCTCGATCTCCGTGGCAACTTCTTCAACTCCACCTTTCCCAGCTGGCTTTTTGAACTCCGTAGCCTCTCCTATCTCGCGATCAGCAATTCTGAATTGTATGGCACCGTACCTGCCGGCTTTGGGAACTTGACTAGTCTCGCGCAGCTCGACCTTAGCGGCAACTCGCTTTCCGGTTCCATACCTGTCGATCTCTGGAGTTTGGCCAGTCTAACCACACTTGATCTCAGCCATAATTCATTTACGAGTCCCCTTCTACCTGAAATCGGGAACACGACAAGTCTGTCGCAGCTAAACCTCGTTCAGTgcttcctcgtcggttccatccctGCCGAGATTGGGCGCTTGACCAGTCTTACGGAATTACGCCTCAGCGGCAATTCACTTTCGGGTCGAATCCCCGCCGAGATTGGGAATCTGTCCAGCGTAACGCAGCTCGACTTGGGTCATAATTCACTCTCCGGACTGATACCGGTTGAGATCGGCAAGCTTTCCAACCTATCCGCCCTCGATCTCTCCGATAACTCCCTGGAGGGCACCATGTCCGAACTCCATTTCGTGAACCTAACCGAGTTGGTCGCCCTGTACGCTTACGCCAACCCTTTGACCATCCGATTCGACCACGACTGGTTGCTCCCTTTTCAACTTCAATCCATCAAAGTTGATACCTGTGACTTGGGTCCCGCGTTTCCCAGGTGGCTCCGTTCTCAGGAGTTCCTCACGGATATTGATCTGTCCAACACAAGCATCGAAGATACACTGCCTGATTGGTTTTggaattcttcttcttccaccattATGGACATAAATCTGTCCCACAATAAGATCGGTGGAGTTTTGCCGGCATCATTGGAGAGTATGGCCACCTTGATGCTCTTGAATTTGAGCTCCAATCTCTTTCGAGGTCGCATTCCTGTTTTGCCACCAAACCTACAAGCGCTGGACTTGTCCAGCAATTCTTTGTCGGGATCGCTACCCTCGACCATCTCATCACAGTTGGGCTACCTGTTCCTCTCCCACAACTATCTTCATGGAAGCATACCGTCGTCCTACGTCTGCGACCTGCAGCAACTTTATGCCCTTGATCTATCCAACAATCAAATATCAGGAGAAATCCCGCGTTGTCGGCCGGAGGGATCACAACTTTTGTTTGTCAATCTGGCGAACAACAAGCTACGAGGAAAGATTCCTGACTCCATCGGAAACTTGGGCAACCTTCAGTTCCTTCACTTAAACAACAACAGCCTCTTCGGACGTATTCCTTCGTCGCTGAAAAATTGCAGTCGGCTGGCTGTCATTGATCTCGGCAACAACAAATTCTCGGGAAGTATTCCAGCGTGGATCGGACAAAGTTTACGGAATCTGCAAGTACTCCTACTGCGCTCAAATATGTTTTCGGGCCATATTCCTCTGCAACTTGGACGATCTAGTAATCTTCAAATCATCGATCTCTCCAACAACAGACTATCGGGATCGGTACCGCACTCTTTCGGCAACTTCAGCGCGATGATCTCCGCGTCAAAGTCGATGGCTTCTACGGTTtcgaacattatgaattttgtgtTATCCTCTTTCGTGGCAAGCGAGAGTATATCTCTGGTTACCAAGGGCGATGAGTTCAGCTTCTCCACAATTCTCCGATTTGTGAAGAGCATAGATCTTTCGAACAATGATCTGAGCGGAGTGATTCCTCCGGAAATCGGTTCTCTTTTTGCGCTTCAAACATTGAATTTGTCGAGAAATAGTTTTGAAGGCATGATTCCGAAAACAATGGGCGATATGAAGTCATTGGAAACTCTGGATCTGTCATTCAATAAGTTATCCGGAGGCATTCCTCAAAGCTTTTCGGCGTTATATTCTTTGAGTCACTTGAATCTGTCTTACAACAATCTATCGGGAGCGATTCCATCGGGGAATCAACTTCGGACGCTGGAGGATGCATCCATTTATATCGGAAATGTCCATCTCTGTGGTCATCCGGTGACCAAGAGTTGCTCCGACGATCCCAACGTCGATTCGACAGAAGAGGAGTACAAACAAGGATCTCATGTGCTGTCATTTTACTTTGGTACCGGGCTCGGATATTTGGTCGGCTTATGGagtgtgttcgtcgtcatgctgTTCAAGAAAGATTGGAGGCTCTTCTATTTTGCAACGGTGGACAAGATGTACGACAAAGCGTATGTGGCAGTCAAGATAAGAATGCGAAATTGA
- the LOC135613772 gene encoding probable LRR receptor-like serine/threonine-protein kinase IRK codes for MASCTRTTHPVPRHYSFGLWLTSILLFTAATTPTTKGCVEGERDALLDFKTGIVKDPSSRLSSWRGRVDCCRWSGVVCDDTTGHVVELNLQNSDPYNYETSIGGEIRPSLLLLTHLERLNLSHNDLSTDGLHWLSRLTSLRYLDMSFVNLSMASHDWLQAVNMLSSLEELHLHDCGLTDIPSSLSHVNLTALATLDISDNLFNSTIPNWLWKLHNLSYLDLGFSMFHGAIPAGIGNLTGLRELYLGDNSLSGPIPTEIGIWNSLKLIDLSGPVPTEIGIWNSLEYIDLSDNSLLGPIPAGIGNLTGLRELYLGDNSLSVD; via the exons ATGGCCTCTTGCACCAGAACCACACACCCTGTGCCACGGCACTACTCTTTCGGGCTTTGGCTTACGAGCATTCTTTTGTTCACGGCGGCAACAACGCCGACGACGAAGGGGTGCGTAGAGGGCGAGAGGGACGCCCTCCTCGACTTCAAAACCGGCATCGTCAAGGATCCTTCCAGCCGTTTGTCATCATGGCGAGGCCGAGTAGACTGCTGCAGATGGAGCGGGGTGGTCTGTGACGACACAACCGGCCATGTCGTGGAGCTCAACCTCCAGAATTCCGACCCTTATAACTACGAGACGTCTATCGGAGGTGAGATCAGACCATCCTTGCTCCTGCTAACTCATTTGGAGCGTCTCAACCTCAGCCACAATGACTTATCGACCGATGGCCTGCACTGGCTCTCGCGTCTCACTTCCTTGAGATACCTCGACATGAGCTTTGTGAACCTTTCCATGGCCTCCCACGATTGGCTTCAAGCAGTGAACATGTTGTCCTCACTAGAGGAGCTACATTTACATGACTGTGGCCTCACCGACATcccctcttctctttcccatgtcaaCCTCACAGCACTGGCCACTCTGGACATCAGTGACAACCTCTTCAACTCCACCATCCCCAACTGGCTATGGAAACTCCACAACCTCTCTTATCTTGATCTCGGTTTTTCTATGTTTCATGGTGCCATACCCGCTGGGATTGGAAATTTGACTGGTCTAAGAGAACTTTATCTTGGTGATAATTCACTTTCAGGTCCCATACCCACTGAGATTGGAATTTGGAATAGTTTAAAACTTATCGATCTGAGTG GTCCCGTACCCACTGAGATTGGAATTTGGAATAGTCTAGAATATATCGATCTGAGTGATAATTCACTCTTGGGACCCATACCTGCTGGGATTGGAAATTTGACTGGTCTAAGAGAACTTTATCTTGGTGATAATTCACTTTCAG TGGACTAG
- the LOC135614590 gene encoding receptor-like protein EIX2, with the protein MANPRRSTRLWLTSILLFVLTTTASAKGCTEVERDALLTFRARIVDPSHRLSSWRRRVDCCRWNGVVCDDTTGRVVELNLQNSADMTFESNQAALRGEISPSLLSLTHLDRLDLNHNDFGGSPIPTFLGSFPKLTYLNLSWSNFSGAIPPQLGNLSSLRNLDLHSSSLSTDCLHWLSRLSSLRYLDMSGVNLSMASHDWLHSVNMLSSLVELHLPYCGLTDLPSSLSHVNLTTLTILDLRGNLFNSTFPNWLLELRSLSYLALSDSKLHGELPAGIGRLTRLTQLDLSANSLSGPLPAEIWSSRSLTSIDLSFNSFRGPVQVEAGNRTIGSLTRLKELHLRGNRLTGPIPAEIGNLTSLTTLDLGHNSLSGTAPLEIGKLSNLTSLDLSLNSLKGTMSELHFANLAKLDVLYLYRNSLDIAIGHDWIPPFQLETIGLDSCKLGPSFPGWLRSQGSIMDLNLSNTSIEDTLPDWFWNSSSSSIMVINLSHNKISGTLPASLESLTNLMFLNLSSNLFQGLIPVSPPYLQALDLSSNALSGPLPSTFAPVSEYLFFSNNHINGSIPSYVCTLQLLFALDLSNNQISGEIPRCWQETNELLFINLANNKLGGKIPNSIGNLTELKFLHLNYNSLHGYLPPSLQNCSQLAVIDLGRNHFWATYRHGSDKAFDIWRYCRYARICCQATFRHSLVN; encoded by the coding sequence ATGGCCAATCCCAGGAGAAGCACGCGTCTCTGGCTCACCAGCATTCTGCTCTTCGTGCTCACAACCACGGCGTCGGCAAAGGGGTgcactgaggtggagagggacgcCCTCCTCACCTTCAGAGCCCGCATCGTCGATCCGTCCCACCGCCTGTCCTCGTGGCGTCGCCGAGTAGACTGCTGCAGATGGAACGGCGTGGTGTGCGACGACACCACAGGCCGCGTCGTGGAGCTCAACCTCCAGAATTCGGCGGACATGACTTTCGAGTCGAATCAGGCGGCTCTGCGGGGTGAGATCAGTCCGTCCTTGCTCTCTTTAACGCATTTGGATCGCTTGGATCTCAATCACAATGACTTCGGGGGGTCACCGATCCCCACCTTCCTGGGCTCTTTCCCCAAGCTCACGTATCTCAACCTCTCCTGGTCCAACTTCAGCGGCGCCATTCCGCCCCAGCTGGGCAACCTGTCCAGCCTCCGCAATCTCGATCTCCATTCGTCTAGCTTATCGACTGATTGCCTGCACTGGCTCTCGCGTCTCTCTTCCTTGAGATACCTCGACATGAGCGGTGTGAACCTTTCCATGGCCTCCCACGATTGGCTTCACTCAGTGAACATGTTGTCCTCACTGGTGGAGCTACATTTACCATACTGTGGCCTCACCGAcctcccctcttctctttcccatgtcaaCCTTACGACGTTGACCATTCTCGATCTCCGTGGCAACCTCTTCAACTCCACCTTCCCCAACTGGCTTCTAGAACTCCGCAGCCTGTCCTATCTTGCTCTTAGCGATTCAAAGTTGCATGGCGAGCTACCTGCTGGGATCGGGAGATTGACTCGTCTGACCCAGCTTGACCTCAGCGCCAATTCACTCTCTGGTCCTCTCCCCGCGGAGATTTGGAGTTCGAGGAGTCTAACAAGCATCGACCTCAGCTTTAATTCGTTCAGAGGTCCCGTGCAAGTGGAAGCAGGGAATCGGACGATTGGGAGTTTGACTCGTCTCAAGGAGCTGCACCTCAGAGGCAATCGACTCACTGGTCCCATACCTGCCGAGATTGGTAATTTGACTTCTCTAACAACGCTCGACTTGGGTCATAATTCTCTCTCTGGAACCGCACCACTTGAGATCGGCAAGCTTTCCAACCTAACCTCTCTTGATCTCTCTCTCAATTCCCTGAAAGGTACCATGTCCGAACTCCATTTCGCTAACCTTGCCAAGCTAGATGTGTTATACTTGTACAGGAACTCCTTGGACATCGCAATAGGCCATGACTGGATTCCACCTTTTCAACTCGAGACAATCGGTCTGGATTCCTGTAAGCTGGGCCCTTCGTTTCCCGGATGGCTGCGCTCACAGGGATCCATCATGGACTTGAATTTGTCGAACACGAGTATCGAGGACACTTTGCCTGACTGGTTCTGGAATTCTTCTTCCTCGTCCATTATGGTCATAAATCTGTCCCACAACAAGATTTCCGGCACTCTGCCGGCATCCTTGGAGAGTCTAACCAACTTGATGTTCCTAAATTTGAGCTCTAATCTGTTCCAAGGTCTCATCCCTGTTTCGCCACCGTACCTACAAGCACTGGATCTATCAAGCAACGCTCTCTCAGGACCGCTACCATCGACCTTTGCACCGGTGTCGGAATACTTGTTCTTCTCAAACAACCATATTAACGGGAGCATACCATCCTACGTCTGCACTTTGCAGCTGCTCTTTGCCCTCGATCTGTCGAACAATCAAATATCAGGAGAAATACCTCGGTGTTGGCAAGAGACAAATGAACTTTTGTTTATCAATCTGGCGAATAATAAGCTCGGTGGAAAGATTCCTAACTCCATCGGAAACTTGACCGAGCTCAAGTTCTTGCACCTGAACTACAACAGCCTCCATGGATATCTTCCACCATCGTTGCAAAACTGTAGCCAGTTAGCTGTCATCGACCTCGGTCGCAACCATTTTTGGGCAACATACCGGCATGGATCGGACAAAGCTTTCGATATCTGGAGGTACTGTCGCTACGCTCGAATATGTTGTCAGGCAACATTCCGCCACAGCTTGGTCAACTAA
- the LOC135614589 gene encoding tRNA(adenine(34)) deaminase, chloroplastic-like, whose translation MYCGYAAATLALRAKPSLSHSHRLALLDDGGGDELFLRGISINPRFLLYGYYLRQSSLVYWSPLRTFLAGHGGIHCCRVSLRDDEPCAPRMSAKRGGCTNCCCCRSSQRRFQMIVECCCRESFGSRMRENDADHDEFDHPRRYAKREFEIRSNADGTVRSLRARRDGSSSVCPSCGHENGASWGRKVGRESSRSSTDKKGYVGKKANAGVRKVREMWNVEDDVDYVSSEESDYTERDYNLRASTSGKVSSRKTESRETKLIASSHREKEYHHLEDEDKVKNRGSWEGSQKFTRISEIDNNVDVASGSKNMSDLKVDMDKRCTSSVKQQGEVDQRVVKRDKQELNKRIQRGASWSVSAHGRSGEDYHQRQNIVGLQSREGSQTFVTVSDVHGDDDTLMASRSKNFVDKSKVGMVESSSSTLKQQGQVDKRVVRQAELRTDVSDGYVHNEDQVATQRESREGSQKIVRISEVHEDSAERISSVENIHDTGKMDKEHSSTSTLKQHAAVDQLAFQSHGSREHLQNLRQMKELHRSNIQLGSNVERRHEEVQVKNRDDKLVSVHMARDKKGQVDQKIIDQKAHSEQFENFLDVSRLQQSGTENASSSHGLLQSRVDDENCSMSTVSLFHQVGKHQNQSENQYTHQSSLRRESGKNTYASELSKTDGGRMSTAQVIYRKHMQNELDDRRYSSKRESKQDFGISEYSVTDIQSDSDSQETSNMRVRNQLESSSLLLVQDEQKRHSQQTNQEITSARDLDSGSSSLYTHIQQPNNHTSQDEMYLVKSDALDSAGRLESSSAVFVDEFVDKLRQETSSYKMSSGTQTEGTRSKDSQATTSIQSCRLDATTKDEEDKYKQEGSRRSSSRYGTGGLSDEMWNVRSPTSQEYNRTEEPGEDGSSARVADSTNAAPTLERTVARRSSKSLWAHIADIIRMGWANRAESHTSMQKSGKRSSSEGSEAWFSGQDASDDENDVNGRISTLKQLLPVGGPTDQVHETHSSISQGSLKAPDVIAMQLGSSASSSLGIKGDYTSTSASTDLRPEDVTLTGNEKGTEGLPSSAIAVDQSLTGVAPSVTIDEGIGYTGNLAIPVSGYMKLEEDTIRKEPTEADKTVGMDGELKNRKLQRNKQVLRETFEEWEDAYRLESEQRKTDEFFMREALVEAQKAADIWEVPVGAVLVQNGKIIARGYNLVEERRDATAHAEMICIREASNLLRTWRLAETTLYVTLEPCPMCAGAILQARIDTVVWGAPNKLLGADGSWVRLFPGDNGGSNSSEPSNEKAGPVHPFHPDIRIRRGVLTTECSEVLQQFFQLRRKKKKKKQDSPPQSCLPVPNRPTKLFAKMHNIFSIMFRL comes from the exons ATGTACTGCGGCTACGCTGCCGCCACCCTCGCCCTGAGGGCAAAACCATCCCTTTCCCACTCCCATCGTCTCGCCCTCCTCGACGACGGGGGCGGCGACGAACTCTTCCTCCGTGGGATCTCCATAAACCCTAGGTTCCTGCTCTATGGCTACTACTTGAGGCAGTCCAGTTTGGTCTACTGGTCGCCTCTGAGAACCTTCCTTGCCGGCCATGGGGGGATCCACTGCTGCCGGGTGAGCCTCCGCGACGACGAGCCGTGCGCTCCCAGGATGTCAGCGAAGCGAGGAGGATGCACGAATTGTTGTTGCTGTCGGAGCTCCCAACGGAGGTTTCAAATGATCGTGGAGTGCTGCTGTAGAGAAAGCTTCGGCAGCAGGATGAGGGAAAATGACGCGGATCACGATGAATTTGACCATCCGAGGAGGTATGCGAAGAGGGAGTTTGAAATTAGGTCGAACGCTGACGGAACGGTGCGATCGTTGAGAGCGAGGAGAGATGGATCGAGCTCAGTTTGCCCCTCGTGTGGGCATGAGAATGGGGCGAGCTGGGGGAGAAAGGTTGGTCGTGAATCATCACGGAGTTCTACTGACAAGAAGGGTTATGTTGGCAAGAAAGCCAATGCTGGGGTGAGAAAGGTTCGAGAAATGTGGAACGTGGAGGATGATGTTGACTATGTTTCAAGTGAAGAATCAGATTATACGGAGAGGGATTATAATTTGAGGGCCTCAACCTCGGGGAAGGTCTCTAGTAGGAAAACCGAGAGTAGAGAGACCAAATTAATTGCTTCATCTCATCGAGAAAAAGAGTATCACCATTTGGAAGACGAAGACAAGGTCAAGAATAGAGGGTCATGGGAAGGATCTCAAAAGTTTACAAGAATTTCTGAGATAGACAACAATGTGGATGTGGCTTCCGGTTCAAAGAACATGTCTGATCTAAAGGTGGACATGGATAAGCGTTGCACTTCATCAGTGAAGCAGCAAGGTGAAGTAGACCAGCGAGTGGTTAAGCGAGATAAACAGGAACTCAACAAAAGAATCCAAAGAGGTGCTTCATGGAGTGTTTCAGCTCACGGTAGGAGTGGTGAAGATTACCATCAAAGGCAAAACATTGTGGGGTTGCAGTCCAGGGAAGGATCACAGACATTTGTTACAGTATCTGATGTACATGGGGATGATGATACACTGATGGCATCCAGATCTAAGAACTTTGTTGACAAAAGCAAGGTTGGTATGGTGGAAAGTTCATCATCTACACTGAAGCAGCAGGGCCAAGTAGACAAAAGAGTGGTTAGACAAGCTGAATTGAGAACTGATGTCAGTGACGGATATGTTCATAATGAGGATCAGGTTGCTACGCAAAGGGAATCTAGGGAAGGATCCCAAAAAATTGTTAGGATATCTGAGGTACATGAGGACAGTGCTGAGAGGATCTCCAGTGTGGAGAACATTCATGACACTGGGAAGATGGACAAGGAACACTCTTCTACGTCAACCCTGAAGCAGCATGCTGCAGTAGATCAGCTAGCATTTCAAAGCCATGGATCGAGAGAACATTTACAAAATCTTAGACAGATGAAAGAGCTTCATAGAAGCAACATCCAGTTGGGCTCAAACGTAGAAAGGCGACATGAGGAAGTGCAGGTGAAAAACAGAGATGATAAATTAGTTTCAGTTCACATGGCGAGAGATAAGAAAGGCCAAGTTGACCAAAAGATTATCGACCAAAAGGCACACAGTGAGCAGTTTGaaaattttcttgatgtttctagACTTCAACAAAGTGGGACCGAGAATGCCAGCAGCTCTCATGGCCTTCtgcaatcgagagtggatgatgaaAACTGTTCCATGTCAACTGTGAGTTTGTTCCATCAAGTGGGGAAGCACCAAAACCAATCAGAAAACCAATATACTCATCAATCCAGTCTAAGAAGAGAATCTGGAAAGAACACGTATGCTTCCGAGTTGTCAAAAACAGATGGTGGAAGGATGTCCACTGCCCAAGTCATATACAGAAAACACATGCAAAATGAGCTTGATGATCGTCGATATAGTTCAAAAAGAGAGTCAAAACAGGATTTTGGAATATCTGAGTACTCAGTGACTGACATCCAAAGTGATTCTGATTCACAGGAGACATCTAATATGAGAGTAAGAAACCAACTTGAGAGTTCTTCGTTGTTGTTGGTGCAGGATGAGCAGAAGAGACATTCACAGCAAACGAATCAAGAAATCACTTCCGCTAGAGATCTGGACAGTGGTTCCAGCTCTCTCTATACACACATACAGCAACCAAACAACCATACTAGTCAAGATGAGATGTATTTAGTCAAAAGTGATGCACTGGATTCTGCTGGTAGATTAGAGAGCTCTTCTGCTGTGTTTGTTGATGAGTTTGTAGACAAGCTAAGGCAGGAGACATCAAGCTATAAGATGTCTTCTGGAACTCAGACAGAAGGAACACGAAGTAAAGACAGTCAAGCAACTACGTCCATTCAGTCATGTAGGCTTGATGCTACAACAAAAGACGAGGAAGATAAATATAAACAAGAAGGTTCAAGGAGATCTTCATCTAGATATGGAACAGGAGGGCTATCTGATGAGATGTGGAATGTTAGAAGTCCAACTTCTCAGGAATATAATAGGACAGAAGAACCTGGAGAAGATGGTTCATCTGCCAGAGTTGCAGATTCTACAAACGCTGCCCCAACTCTAGAAAGGACTGTTGCTCGAAGATCCTCCAAGTCCTTGTGGGCTCACATAGCAGACATAATACGAATGGGTTGGGCTAATCGTGCTGAATCTCATACTTCAATGCAAAAATCAGGCAAGAGAAGCTCCTCTGAAGGCAGTGAGGCTTGGTTTTCTGGTCAAGATGCCAGTGATGATGAGAACGATGTGAATGGAAGAATCAGCACTTTAAAACAGTTATTGCCAGTTGGAGGCCCTACTGATCAAGTCCATGAGACAcattctagtatttctcaaggaaGTTTAAAAGCGCCGGATGTTATAGCCATGCAGTTGGGAAGCAGTGCGTCTTCCTCATTGGGAATCAAAGGAGATTATACATCCACAAGTGCTTCCACTGATTTGAGGCCAGAAGACGTAACATTGACTGGGAATGAAAAGGGAACAGAAGGTCTACCTTCTAGTGCAATAGCAGTTGACCAATCACTGACTGGTGTTGCACCTTCAGTTACCATCGATGAAGGTATAGGTTACACAGGAAATCTTGCAATACCTGTATCTGGCTACATGAAATTGGAAGAAGATACCATAAGGAAGGAGCCAACTGAAGCTGACAAGACTGTAGGGATGGATGGGGAATTGAAAAATAGGAAACTTCAAAGGAATAAACAAGTATTAAGAGAAACATTTGAAGAGTGGGAAGACGCATATAGGCTTGAAAGTGAACAGAGAAAAACAGATGAGTTTTTTATGAGGGAAGCTCTGGTGGAAGCTCAGAAAGCTGCAGACATCTGGGAGGTACCAGTTGGGGCTGTATTAGTACAGAATGGAAAGATAATTGCTCGTGGCTACAATCT AGTGGAAGAAAGAAGAGATGCAACTGCACATGCTGAAATGATTTGTATACGTGAAGCATCTAATCTTCTTCGGACCTGGCGCCTTGCT GAAACAACGCTTTATGTGACGCTTGAACCTTGTCCCATGTGTGCTGGAGCAATCCTCCAGGCTAGAATTGATACTGTAGTATGGGGAGCTCCCAACAAGCTACTAGGAGCTGATGGCAGCTGGGTGAG GCTATTTCCTGGTGATAATGGAGGAAGCAATAGCTCTGAGCCATCAAACGAAAAGGCAGGTCCTGTTCACCCCTTCCACCCAGATATAAGAATAAGGCGTGGGGTCCTAACAACCGAGTGCTCAGAAGTCCTGCAACAGTTCTTCCAActcagaaggaagaagaagaagaagaagcaagacTCACCTCCACAATCATGTCTGCCGGTACCAAACCGGCCAACGAAGTTGTTTGCCAAGATGCATAACATCTTCTCCATAATGTTTCGCTTGTAG